Proteins encoded in a region of the Flammeovirga yaeyamensis genome:
- a CDS encoding HepT-like ribonuclease domain-containing protein encodes MKNNLLKSLFDIKDSIEAIFDYLDGKRDFNEYQKNRLLRRAIEREIEIIGEATYRILKIDPNFPISNAWKIVDTRNWVIHGCDFVDDFIIWNIIINHLPNLIKEVDQEISKRES; translated from the coding sequence ATGAAAAATAATCTTCTAAAATCACTTTTTGATATTAAAGATTCTATTGAGGCAATATTTGATTATTTGGATGGTAAAAGAGATTTTAATGAATATCAAAAGAATCGCCTTTTAAGACGTGCTATCGAGAGAGAAATTGAAATTATAGGAGAAGCTACATACAGAATATTAAAAATAGACCCTAATTTCCCAATAAGTAATGCTTGGAAAATTGTAGATACAAGAAACTGGGTAATACATGGTTGTGATTTTGTTGATGATTTTATCATTTGGAATATTATAATAAACCATTTACCAAATCTTATAAAAGAGGTTGATCAAGAAATATCCAAAAGAGAAAGCTAA
- a CDS encoding nucleotidyltransferase family protein, whose product MLKLHVFGSVLTKNFSHNSDIDFLVKIDSKVGFEKYADSYYTLKEQLKNIFKREIDLITEQSIKNPYLKKELEETKQLVYEK is encoded by the coding sequence ATACTCAAGCTACATGTGTTTGGATCCGTATTGACTAAAAATTTCAGCCATAATAGTGATATTGATTTTCTTGTAAAGATTGACTCAAAAGTTGGCTTTGAAAAATATGCTGATAGCTATTACACTTTAAAAGAACAACTAAAAAACATCTTTAAAAGAGAAATTGATTTGATTACTGAACAGAGTATTAAAAACCCATATCTAAAAAAGGAATTAGAAGAAACAAAACAACTCGTTTATGAAAAATAA
- a CDS encoding class 1 isoprenoid biosynthesis enzyme, with amino-acid sequence MQPQNNLQSQKSRWSILQNVIALPYIIYLLIVGLIKQKQFIKRYIRPFLQKYDKNDGTLTSKDFKKITHYYGLAVTGIFGESIALLRNQKITYQERYTSTFQAAITGLIDDYFDEYGMTQERMKSFYVQTNEFKTQNDAEKLGIELYKESVKYNKDFDTLLTLMDDVNQAQTDSLQQEKGTLSWDQLIELTIYKGGSSFLYFRAAFQHQMTKEEEKALYLLGGITQFSNDIFDVYKDRENQVQTLLTSTNSIKKVREIYLQFISSFQTLLFDLPYSTSSKHKFFLMYSLGVFSRCLVCLDQYQKLEAKTEGEFKLNDYSRKELICDMEKWGNFWRSVRYCVGDGILQSL; translated from the coding sequence ATGCAGCCTCAGAACAACCTCCAGAGCCAGAAAAGTAGATGGAGCATTTTACAAAATGTGATTGCTTTACCGTATATTATTTATCTATTGATTGTTGGTTTAATCAAACAGAAACAATTCATAAAAAGGTATATCCGTCCTTTCCTCCAGAAATATGATAAGAATGATGGAACGTTAACCTCTAAAGACTTTAAGAAAATTACCCATTATTATGGTTTGGCAGTCACAGGTATCTTTGGTGAATCAATAGCACTATTACGTAATCAAAAAATTACTTACCAAGAAAGGTATACGAGTACTTTTCAAGCAGCTATCACAGGTTTAATCGATGATTATTTTGATGAATATGGAATGACTCAAGAAAGAATGAAGTCATTTTATGTTCAAACAAACGAATTCAAAACACAAAATGATGCTGAAAAACTAGGGATAGAGTTATATAAAGAAAGCGTCAAATACAACAAAGATTTCGATACCTTATTAACATTAATGGACGACGTAAATCAGGCACAAACAGATAGTCTTCAGCAGGAAAAAGGAACACTCTCATGGGATCAATTGATAGAGCTAACTATATATAAAGGAGGGAGTTCGTTCTTATATTTCAGAGCTGCGTTTCAACATCAAATGACCAAAGAGGAAGAAAAAGCCTTGTATTTATTAGGAGGAATAACCCAATTTAGTAATGATATTTTTGATGTCTACAAAGACAGAGAAAATCAAGTACAAACTTTATTGACCTCCACAAATTCAATCAAAAAAGTAAGAGAAATCTATCTTCAATTCATCTCCAGCTTCCAAACCTTATTATTTGATTTACCTTATAGTACATCTTCAAAACATAAGTTCTTCTTGATGTATTCCTTAGGTGTATTTTCTAGATGTTTAGTGTGTTTGGATCAGTATCAAAAGCTAGAGGCCAAAACAGAAGGGGAGTTTAAACTAAATGACTACTCCAGAAAGGAATTGATTTGTGATATGGAAAAGTGGGGTAACTTTTGGAGATCGGTGAGGTATTGTGTGGGGGATGGGATTCTTCAATCATTGTAA
- a CDS encoding mechanosensitive ion channel family protein, with translation MRTYITILFLLSTIPLLAQNSKTETQVYKEIQSLIVADSVYRNYLRTQIDRLDSLVKGDQKALPKNFDKGVPVIPFNDTIFYVHSKGHMSAFKRAHAIADTIRNITEHSLFALDTVELSEFEDHYQLVFDGRVIHSIDSLDALKMGTSREKLAKTRQQKINKTVHDKIYGQGKKAGIYALVGLIVLVFLIKLINRIYRFSLTKVVQKNWFKNIWVKNVRILTEENQLRFLRYIMLFIRFSIILSLIYLYLPIVGQFSPPLQDISDKLLGYVIDPIKDIFRSAFAFLPNLLKIFIIIGFFHYLIELIKIFAEAIRTERLKVPGFYPDWVQPTMKIIRFVLYTFMVIMIFPLLPGAESNEFKGISVFVGVLLSIGSTSVITNAISGIVITYMRRFKIGDWIKVGDVMGEVVERSMFVTRLRSPKNEIITLPNSKISDSQTINYSQPINRYKLIIHTTVTIGYDVPWRKVHEMLKESAEMTDGLIAGEIPFVLQTSLDDYYVSYQLNAYTKQPEKLGRIYSRLHQNIQDVFSREGVEIMSPHYRANREDNEITTPPFELMKDEEKPKSVQQPQKDDKEDDEPGINDAASEQPPEPEK, from the coding sequence ATGAGAACTTACATCACAATACTATTTCTGCTTTCTACCATTCCTTTACTTGCCCAAAATTCAAAAACGGAGACACAAGTGTATAAGGAAATCCAGAGTTTAATTGTTGCCGATTCTGTATATAGAAACTACTTAAGAACACAAATTGACCGTTTAGATTCCCTTGTGAAAGGGGATCAAAAAGCATTGCCGAAGAATTTTGATAAAGGAGTGCCAGTTATCCCTTTTAATGATACCATCTTTTATGTGCATAGTAAAGGACATATGTCGGCCTTTAAAAGGGCACATGCTATTGCCGACACTATCAGAAATATTACAGAACATTCCCTTTTTGCATTAGATACAGTAGAGTTAAGCGAATTCGAAGATCATTATCAGTTAGTCTTTGATGGTAGGGTAATCCACTCTATAGATTCTTTGGATGCCTTAAAAATGGGGACGTCTAGAGAGAAGTTGGCCAAAACACGTCAGCAAAAAATTAATAAAACGGTTCATGATAAAATTTATGGACAGGGGAAAAAGGCAGGGATATATGCTCTTGTAGGGTTGATCGTCTTGGTATTTCTCATCAAATTGATCAATAGAATATACCGATTCTCTTTAACTAAAGTCGTTCAGAAAAACTGGTTCAAGAATATATGGGTGAAAAATGTGAGGATACTAACGGAAGAAAATCAATTGAGGTTTCTCCGTTATATCATGCTTTTTATCCGATTTTCCATTATTCTATCATTAATCTATTTATACCTTCCGATTGTTGGTCAGTTTTCTCCACCTCTTCAAGATATATCAGATAAATTATTAGGGTATGTAATCGACCCTATTAAAGATATTTTTAGATCAGCTTTCGCCTTCTTACCCAACTTACTGAAGATCTTTATCATCATTGGCTTCTTCCATTATTTAATCGAACTGATAAAAATCTTTGCAGAAGCGATACGAACAGAACGTTTAAAGGTGCCCGGTTTTTATCCCGATTGGGTACAGCCGACCATGAAAATTATTCGTTTTGTATTGTACACGTTTATGGTCATCATGATTTTTCCTCTTTTACCAGGAGCAGAGTCTAACGAATTTAAAGGGATATCGGTATTTGTAGGTGTGCTGCTGTCTATTGGTTCCACTTCAGTCATTACCAACGCCATCTCAGGGATTGTCATCACTTACATGAGGCGATTTAAAATTGGCGATTGGATCAAGGTAGGTGATGTAATGGGAGAGGTGGTGGAACGCTCCATGTTTGTAACGCGTTTGAGATCACCAAAAAATGAAATCATCACCTTGCCCAATAGTAAAATATCTGATTCTCAAACCATCAATTATTCTCAACCGATTAATAGGTACAAATTAATTATCCATACCACGGTAACGATTGGTTACGATGTGCCTTGGCGTAAAGTTCACGAAATGCTGAAAGAATCCGCGGAGATGACCGATGGATTGATTGCAGGAGAAATTCCTTTCGTTTTGCAAACATCTTTAGACGATTACTACGTATCTTATCAATTAAATGCGTATACTAAGCAGCCCGAGAAATTGGGTAGAATTTACTCTCGATTGCATCAGAATATTCAAGATGTATTTAGTCGAGAGGGAGTGGAAATTATGTCGCCTCATTATAGAGCCAATCGGGAAGATAACGAAATTACCACTCCGCCATTCGAATTGATGAAAGACGAAGAAAAACCGAAAAGTGTTCAGCAACCTCAGAAAGACGATAAAGAAGACGACGAGCCAGGCATCAACGATGCAGCCTCAGAACAACCTCCAGAGCCAGAAAAGTAG
- a CDS encoding RNA recognition motif domain-containing protein produces the protein MNIFVAKLNYETQEETLRNLFEGFGEVASAKIIIDRETNRSKGFGFVEMPNQEEGMNAINQLNESELDERTIVVKEARPREQNSRGGGFNRGGGGYNRGGGYNQGGGYNRGGGYGNDY, from the coding sequence ATGAATATCTTTGTAGCAAAATTAAATTACGAGACTCAAGAAGAAACTTTGAGAAACTTGTTCGAAGGTTTTGGTGAAGTTGCTTCCGCTAAAATCATTATTGATCGTGAAACTAACAGATCTAAAGGATTTGGTTTCGTAGAAATGCCAAACCAAGAGGAAGGCATGAACGCTATTAACCAATTGAACGAGTCTGAACTAGACGAACGTACAATCGTAGTAAAAGAGGCTAGACCAAGAGAGCAAAACTCAAGAGGTGGTGGCTTCAACCGTGGCGGTGGTGGATACAACCGTGGCGGTGGATACAACCAAGGCGGCGGTTACAACCGTGGCGGCGGATACGGAAACGATTATTAA
- a CDS encoding D-alanyl-lipoteichoic acid biosynthesis protein DltD, with protein sequence MKKYLIRSSIFVGLSLLFFLPAFVLLIVTKEAFVNVDKYIKSDEPYLIGYGMNEENYKYLKWQSIIKRPKNEVMALGSSRVLQFRKEMFTSPFYNAGFTIQKMKDFLPFIKEIPKEKRPKILIIGLDQWMFNPNTNKVPSHYISKPHWESKFIYFPTMNNISKAWRYITEERNMLFLRHKGPLKRVGINASVYNTGFRNDGSKYYGYQIYHLLNEDYEVYDFQFEETIKKIKAGDQNFEYSTELDFDAYNQLYTFLTFCKENKIHVIGILPPFAEKVNKEMCDYNYAYISKIFPRIQPMFDQLGFESYDFTSMAKHQSNDLEMLDGYHGGEKQYLRLLLIMLKEKSILNQHCNIPQLENDLENAVNDLKVYLN encoded by the coding sequence ATGAAAAAATACTTAATACGTAGTAGCATTTTTGTAGGCCTATCTCTATTATTTTTTCTGCCTGCATTCGTTCTTTTAATCGTCACAAAAGAAGCTTTTGTGAATGTAGATAAGTACATTAAAAGCGATGAACCTTATCTAATAGGTTATGGAATGAATGAAGAGAATTATAAATACCTGAAATGGCAATCGATTATCAAAAGGCCGAAAAATGAAGTGATGGCATTGGGTTCTTCAAGGGTCCTTCAATTTAGAAAAGAAATGTTTACTTCTCCCTTTTACAATGCGGGCTTCACTATCCAAAAGATGAAGGACTTTTTACCTTTCATCAAAGAGATTCCAAAAGAGAAAAGACCTAAAATACTTATAATCGGTTTAGATCAATGGATGTTCAATCCCAATACCAATAAAGTTCCAAGCCATTATATATCAAAACCTCATTGGGAAAGTAAATTCATCTATTTTCCAACAATGAATAATATATCTAAGGCATGGCGATATATTACAGAGGAAAGAAATATGTTGTTCTTAAGACATAAAGGTCCATTAAAAAGAGTAGGAATTAACGCAAGCGTTTATAATACTGGCTTTAGAAATGATGGAAGTAAATATTACGGCTATCAAATTTATCATTTACTAAATGAAGATTATGAAGTCTATGACTTTCAGTTTGAAGAAACCATCAAGAAGATCAAAGCAGGTGATCAAAATTTTGAATATTCTACTGAGCTTGATTTTGATGCCTACAACCAGCTTTATACTTTTCTGACGTTTTGTAAAGAAAATAAGATTCATGTAATCGGTATTCTTCCTCCTTTTGCCGAAAAGGTAAATAAAGAAATGTGTGATTATAACTATGCATACATTTCAAAGATATTCCCTCGGATACAACCTATGTTTGATCAATTGGGGTTCGAAAGTTATGACTTTACCAGCATGGCGAAACATCAATCTAACGATCTTGAAATGCTAGATGGCTATCATGGAGGCGAAAAACAATATCTTCGACTGCTTTTGATAATGCTTAAAGAAAAATCTATCCTAAATCAACATTGTAATATACCCCAACTTGAAAATGACTTGGAGAACGCGGTGAATGATTTGAAGGTTTATTTAAATTAG
- a CDS encoding MBOAT family O-acyltransferase yields MLFNSLEFAIFIPIVFFLYWFVFQKNIKHQNIFLVLSSYVFYGWWDVRFLSLIFLSTVSDFIIGKKIGEATSKKEKRNWLYLSLGVNLGVLGFFKYFNFFSKSFSEAITFIGQTPSDPLFLDIILPVGISFYTFQTLSYSLDVYKEKIKPTRDFVSFMAYVSFFPQLVAGPIERANHLLPQFQKRRSFSYDKSTDGMRQVLWGLFKKVVIADNCAEYANLMFSNYQDFSASALWLGVIFFAFQIYGDFSGYSDIAIGLSRLFGFELMQNFATPYFSRDIAEFWRRWHISLSSWFRDYLYIPLGGSRGGTSQKIRNIFIIFIVSGFWHGASWNFIVWGALNALFFLPLLITNKNRNHLDIVAQGKVIPSVKEVYQIASTFLLTLIAWVFFRAETLPQAIDYLIGMFSIDWSFFLSLDQFDVASIPYKRLLTILMFFLIMEWVNREKRHTLEKFGVKWPRIIRFGFYYGLLVFIFLFSGEEQPFIYFQF; encoded by the coding sequence ATGCTTTTTAACTCACTGGAATTTGCCATATTCATTCCTATAGTGTTTTTCTTGTATTGGTTTGTCTTTCAGAAGAACATTAAACATCAGAATATATTTTTGGTGTTGAGTAGTTATGTCTTCTATGGTTGGTGGGATGTGCGGTTTTTAAGTCTAATTTTTTTAAGTACCGTATCAGATTTTATCATCGGTAAAAAAATAGGGGAGGCAACATCAAAGAAAGAGAAGCGAAATTGGTTGTACCTTAGTTTAGGTGTGAATCTAGGGGTTTTAGGTTTCTTCAAGTACTTTAATTTCTTTTCAAAATCATTTTCTGAGGCTATCACATTTATTGGGCAAACGCCTTCTGATCCCCTTTTTTTAGATATTATTTTACCTGTTGGTATCAGTTTTTATACTTTCCAAACATTAAGTTACTCCCTTGATGTATACAAAGAGAAGATTAAGCCTACCCGAGATTTTGTGTCTTTCATGGCATATGTCAGCTTTTTCCCACAATTGGTGGCAGGGCCTATTGAAAGAGCCAATCACTTACTACCCCAGTTTCAGAAACGCAGATCTTTTTCCTATGATAAATCGACCGATGGAATGCGACAGGTTTTATGGGGCCTATTCAAAAAGGTGGTGATAGCTGATAATTGTGCGGAATATGCCAATTTGATGTTTAGTAATTATCAAGATTTTAGTGCATCTGCCCTTTGGTTGGGAGTGATATTCTTCGCTTTTCAGATATACGGTGACTTTTCGGGATATTCTGATATTGCCATTGGGTTATCAAGATTATTTGGTTTTGAGTTGATGCAAAACTTTGCGACTCCCTACTTCTCCAGAGATATAGCAGAATTTTGGAGGAGGTGGCACATCAGTCTGTCAAGTTGGTTTCGAGACTATTTATATATCCCTTTAGGAGGTAGTAGAGGGGGGACGAGTCAGAAAATTAGAAATATCTTTATCATATTTATTGTAAGTGGTTTTTGGCATGGAGCTTCTTGGAACTTTATCGTTTGGGGAGCCTTAAATGCATTGTTTTTCTTACCGCTACTCATCACGAATAAGAATAGAAATCATTTGGATATTGTAGCTCAAGGGAAAGTCATTCCTTCTGTAAAAGAAGTCTATCAAATTGCTTCTACGTTTCTTTTAACATTGATAGCATGGGTCTTTTTTAGAGCAGAAACACTACCTCAAGCCATTGACTATTTAATAGGGATGTTCTCCATAGATTGGTCATTTTTCTTGTCTTTAGATCAATTTGATGTTGCATCCATACCTTATAAAAGGTTACTAACCATTCTTATGTTCTTTTTGATAATGGAATGGGTAAATAGAGAAAAACGTCACACTCTAGAAAAATTTGGAGTGAAATGGCCGAGAATTATTCGGTTTGGTTTTTATTACGGTCTACTCGTTTTCATCTTCTTATTTAGCGGAGAGGAACAGCCATTTATTTATTTTCAGTTCTAA
- the yciA gene encoding acyl-CoA thioester hydrolase YciA yields MEQQTPKGDLLLRTLAMPADTNANGDIFGGWIMSQMDIAGGILAKETAMGRTVTVAVDGMTFHKPVAVGDAVCIYGEVVKLGKTSMKIHLEVWAKPLLKGHNDLSNYVVTEGMFVYVSIDDNKKPKPIEVRN; encoded by the coding sequence ATGGAACAACAAACACCTAAAGGAGATTTGCTCCTAAGAACACTTGCTATGCCTGCAGACACCAATGCCAATGGAGATATTTTTGGTGGTTGGATCATGTCTCAGATGGATATTGCTGGAGGAATTCTAGCGAAGGAAACAGCTATGGGTAGAACTGTAACAGTGGCTGTGGATGGTATGACTTTCCATAAACCTGTGGCTGTAGGCGATGCTGTTTGTATTTATGGAGAAGTAGTGAAATTGGGGAAAACCTCGATGAAAATTCACTTAGAAGTATGGGCGAAACCTTTGTTGAAAGGACATAATGATCTATCCAATTATGTAGTAACAGAAGGTATGTTTGTTTATGTAAGTATAGACGATAATAAAAAACCAAAACCCATTGAGGTAAGAAATTAA
- a CDS encoding arginine--tRNA ligase produces MEQLIINGIAEAVKSLYGVELEASRIALQPTKKEFEGSLTFVTFGLTKQLGKNPVEIGEAIGNYLKENVDAVADFNIVKGFLNLVISDSVWVSSLAQLVADENYGRVARNGEKVMVEYSSPNTNKPLHLGHLRNNFLGHSVSLILDAAGYDVQKVNLVNDRGIHICKSMLAYVKFGNGEEPSATLKGDKLVGNYYVAFDKAYKQEIAQLISEKQADYASLAGVEDVKTLKKSIEAKGASKKNKIPLTDEEKVQIKDIKALLEYAEKNAPLLLEAQEMLRKWEAGDEETVALWEKMNGWVYDGFAQSYKMMGVEFDNVYYESQTYLLGKDIVQEGLDSGVFFKKENDSVWIDLKKEKLDEKLVLRGDGTAVYMTQDMGTADLKYKDFGMNKSVYVVGNEQDYHFKVLKAIMKHLGRSYADGIYHLSYGMVELPEGKMKSREGTVVDADDLIQEMIDTAEERTKESGKIDGFSDDEAKVLFKQLALGALKYYLLKVDPKKTMLFNPQESIDFQGDTGVYIQYNHAKIQALLRRADKDGIDYSTSAFDGLSELSNAESDLVALLGKMNDKITEAADAYAPSIIANYAFDVAKQYSKVYSESPIFNEEDSAKKAFRIALSAQSAKAINNALALIGVQSPERM; encoded by the coding sequence ATGGAGCAACTTATCATAAATGGTATTGCAGAAGCGGTAAAATCACTTTACGGAGTAGAATTAGAAGCTTCACGCATTGCACTTCAACCTACAAAAAAAGAATTTGAAGGATCACTTACGTTTGTCACTTTTGGTTTGACAAAGCAGTTAGGTAAAAATCCTGTAGAAATTGGAGAGGCTATCGGTAATTATTTGAAAGAAAATGTAGATGCTGTAGCTGATTTCAATATCGTGAAAGGATTCTTGAACTTAGTTATTTCTGACTCAGTTTGGGTGTCTTCTTTGGCACAATTAGTAGCTGATGAAAATTATGGTAGGGTAGCTCGTAATGGTGAGAAAGTGATGGTGGAATATTCATCGCCAAACACCAACAAACCATTGCACTTGGGTCACTTGAGAAACAACTTCTTGGGTCACTCGGTATCTTTAATCTTAGATGCTGCCGGTTACGATGTTCAGAAAGTGAACTTAGTAAACGATAGAGGTATTCACATTTGTAAGTCGATGTTGGCTTATGTGAAATTCGGTAACGGAGAGGAGCCTTCTGCGACTTTGAAAGGTGATAAATTGGTAGGTAACTACTACGTTGCTTTCGATAAAGCCTACAAGCAAGAAATCGCTCAATTGATTTCAGAAAAACAAGCTGATTATGCTTCTTTGGCAGGTGTAGAAGATGTGAAAACATTGAAAAAGTCTATCGAAGCGAAGGGTGCCTCTAAAAAGAACAAAATTCCTTTAACTGATGAGGAGAAAGTTCAGATTAAAGACATCAAAGCATTATTAGAGTATGCTGAGAAAAATGCTCCTTTACTATTAGAAGCACAAGAAATGCTTCGTAAGTGGGAAGCAGGTGACGAAGAAACTGTTGCACTTTGGGAGAAGATGAACGGTTGGGTATACGATGGATTCGCTCAGTCTTACAAAATGATGGGAGTGGAGTTCGATAATGTATATTACGAGTCTCAAACTTACCTTTTAGGTAAAGATATCGTTCAAGAAGGTTTGGACAGTGGCGTATTCTTTAAGAAAGAAAACGATTCTGTTTGGATCGATTTGAAGAAAGAGAAATTAGACGAAAAATTGGTATTGAGAGGTGACGGTACTGCGGTGTATATGACACAAGATATGGGTACTGCCGACCTAAAATACAAAGATTTCGGAATGAATAAATCAGTATATGTAGTAGGAAACGAGCAAGATTACCACTTCAAAGTACTGAAAGCAATCATGAAGCATCTAGGTAGATCGTATGCTGATGGTATCTATCACTTGTCTTACGGTATGGTCGAATTGCCAGAAGGTAAGATGAAATCAAGAGAAGGTACTGTTGTAGATGCAGACGATTTGATCCAAGAAATGATTGATACTGCCGAAGAACGTACAAAAGAATCAGGTAAAATCGACGGATTCTCTGATGATGAAGCCAAAGTATTGTTCAAGCAATTGGCCTTAGGTGCATTGAAATACTACTTATTGAAAGTAGATCCTAAGAAAACAATGCTTTTCAATCCTCAAGAATCAATTGATTTCCAAGGAGACACAGGTGTATATATCCAATACAACCACGCGAAAATCCAAGCGTTATTACGTAGAGCAGATAAAGACGGTATCGATTACTCAACATCAGCTTTTGATGGTCTTTCTGAGTTATCAAACGCTGAATCAGATCTAGTAGCTCTTCTTGGTAAAATGAACGACAAGATCACCGAAGCAGCTGATGCCTACGCTCCATCAATTATTGCAAACTACGCATTTGATGTAGCAAAACAATACTCTAAAGTGTACTCAGAATCGCCAATCTTCAACGAAGAAGACAGTGCAAAGAAAGCCTTTAGAATTGCATTATCTGCACAATCGGCGAAAGCAATTAACAATGCATTGGCGTTGATTGGGGTGCAGTCACCGGAAAGAATGTAA
- a CDS encoding glycosyltransferase family 2 protein, with amino-acid sequence MTKVSIITISWNCADEIEKTLQSVVAQDFEDKEYVVVDGNSKDNTLSIINKYKNDIVILVSEPDKGIYDAMNKGTQLASGEYVIFMNAGDQFYDPQTLSHFFEKVTDQPDLVYGDHEVVYDHFVKIKKGGKPEDLWKGMICSHQAIFVKRQLLLDHPFDWNNWKISADFHFIYNRFIDGCSFQHIPINVAKYASGGLSETSSVPSKLETWAIVKEHNSSPEVDAFYSKLIRYEKLVNIPRKLLGPKAFEVMMKVKNKVMGKEVR; translated from the coding sequence ATGACAAAAGTAAGTATCATCACCATTTCTTGGAATTGTGCCGACGAAATCGAAAAGACATTACAAAGCGTGGTAGCACAAGATTTTGAGGATAAAGAGTATGTTGTTGTCGATGGAAATTCGAAAGACAATACCCTCTCTATCATCAATAAGTATAAAAATGATATTGTAATTTTGGTATCAGAACCTGATAAAGGAATATACGACGCCATGAACAAGGGTACTCAATTGGCTTCGGGAGAGTATGTGATATTCATGAATGCAGGTGATCAGTTTTATGATCCTCAAACATTATCCCACTTCTTCGAAAAAGTAACCGATCAACCCGACTTAGTCTACGGTGATCATGAAGTGGTCTACGATCATTTTGTGAAAATCAAAAAAGGTGGAAAACCAGAAGACCTCTGGAAAGGCATGATTTGCAGTCACCAAGCAATATTCGTAAAAAGACAATTGCTACTCGACCATCCTTTCGATTGGAACAACTGGAAAATCTCTGCCGATTTCCATTTCATTTACAATCGATTTATCGATGGGTGTTCTTTCCAACATATCCCCATTAATGTGGCCAAATATGCTTCTGGTGGATTAAGTGAAACAAGTTCAGTCCCTAGTAAATTGGAAACTTGGGCCATCGTTAAAGAACATAATTCATCTCCGGAAGTTGATGCATTCTACTCCAAACTAATTCGCTATGAAAAACTAGTGAATATTCCGAGGAAGCTTTTGGGTCCGAAGGCGTTTGAGGTGATGATGAAGGTGAAGAATAAAGTGATGGGGAAGGAAGTTAGGTAG